AAGACAAACCGAATCGATTTCAAGGGGAACGGTTATGCAACAACGTATTATAACCCTGCTTTGCATGGCAGGCATGGCTATTTCTGCCCACACTCAGGCAGCTTCTTTAAAAATCCGCCCCAATGCGCCGCAACGCTACGTCGTTAAAAACGGCGATACCTTGTGGGTTATTTCCGGTAAATATCTGTACAGCCCATGGCAATGGAACCGCCTTTGGGGCGCCAACCGCAACGCCATCCGCAATCCGCATCTGATCTATCCGGGTCAGGTGTTGGTTTTACGCTACGTCAACGGCCAGCCGCGACTGGGTTTTGAACATGCCCAAACCCGTTCAGACGGCATTCCCGTAATCAAACTGCATCCGCGCGTACGCGAAACTTCCGGCTACGGCATTCCGACCGTCAACGTCAACCTCTACCGTATGTTCATGAAACATCCGCAGATTATCGCTCCGGAAGAAACCGCCAATGCGCCACGCCTGATTGCCGGCCCCGACAACCGCGTCCTCTACACCCAAGGCAACCGCGTGTACGCATACGGCCTGACCGAGCCCGGCCGCTACCTGACCTACCGCGTCAATAAAAACATTACCGATCCGGAAACCGGCAAATTCCTCGGCCAAGAAGTCGTGTTCAGCGGCATCGCCAACACCCTGCCTTATACCGACTCCGCCTTGGAAAACCGTACCCGCGCTTCTGACGAAAAACTCAAAAGCAACGAGTATTACACCCAAGTCAACAAAGCCATGAAGCTGCGCACCCAGTCCGCGCAACCTTTGGTTATCGAAGAAGCGGTTTCCGAAATCCGCAAAGACGACTATCTGCTGAAACTGCCAGAAGGCCTCGACAGCTTCAATGTGATGCCTCACGCCCCTGCCCATCCGATTCAGGCCAAAGTCGTTTCCATCTTCGACGGCGTGGGCGAAGCCGGCCAGTTCCAAACCATTACGTTGGATAAAGGCGAACTCGACGGTTTGGACAAAGGCACGGTGGTCAGCCTCTACAAACGCGGCCGCCAAGTCCGTGTCAATCTGTCCAACAATCTGATTCGCAAGCCGAAAGATAAAGATACGGTTGAATTGGTTTCCATTCCGGCAGAAGAAATCGGTTTGGCAATGGTGTACCGCACATCCGACCATCTGGCCTCAGCCATTATTTTGGAAAGCCTGAACAGCGTTTCCATCGGCGATACCGCCTCCGAACCCGGCCGTGATTTGGACAATATGGCTGATGAAAAAACCATGGACAAGCAGGCTGATGACGAACAAGAAAGAGAAATCGAACTGGAAGTCCGCAGCTGATTGAGCTCTTTTAGCAGCCATCCGGCAAATAAAGGCCGTCTGAAAACCTGTTTTTCAGACGGCCTTTTGATTACTGCCCATTAAATAAAATTGGTAACACGTTATTTAAAGCGCAAACAACATCTCATGTCTTTAGCTATTTATCGGCTACTCCCTTTTCTATTTCTGCTCTGCCATTCCAATCAGAAATATGGAAAGCCTAACGCGCGATTTATTGCCTGTGGATTGTTCCATCCGTTCCTGCCAATCAAAAAGGCCGTCTGAAATCTTCAGACGGCCTTTTTATCCATAACTCAAATCCGATTATTTGAATTTGTAAGTGTATTGCAAGCCCAAGATGTCCGCTTTGTTTTTAAACCGGGCAGAGGATGTACCACGGCTGTCCACGTCGTTGCCGCTGGCTTTGCCGGTGCGGTAAACCGTGTCATTGATGTGGATATGGCTGTACGCCGCATCGATAACATGGTTTTTACCCAGTTGATATTTGGCACCGACGGAGAACCAAATACGGTTGCCGTCAGGCAGGCTGTTCATGCGGTCTTCAGCGCTTTTAACCGGCGATTTATCGAAAGCGATACCGGCACGCAGTTGCAATGGTTCGG
This region of Neisseria subflava genomic DNA includes:
- a CDS encoding LysM peptidoglycan-binding domain-containing protein, translated to MQQRIITLLCMAGMAISAHTQAASLKIRPNAPQRYVVKNGDTLWVISGKYLYSPWQWNRLWGANRNAIRNPHLIYPGQVLVLRYVNGQPRLGFEHAQTRSDGIPVIKLHPRVRETSGYGIPTVNVNLYRMFMKHPQIIAPEETANAPRLIAGPDNRVLYTQGNRVYAYGLTEPGRYLTYRVNKNITDPETGKFLGQEVVFSGIANTLPYTDSALENRTRASDEKLKSNEYYTQVNKAMKLRTQSAQPLVIEEAVSEIRKDDYLLKLPEGLDSFNVMPHAPAHPIQAKVVSIFDGVGEAGQFQTITLDKGELDGLDKGTVVSLYKRGRQVRVNLSNNLIRKPKDKDTVELVSIPAEEIGLAMVYRTSDHLASAIILESLNSVSIGDTASEPGRDLDNMADEKTMDKQADDEQEREIELEVRS